In a single window of the Streptacidiphilus sp. P02-A3a genome:
- a CDS encoding ferritin-like domain-containing protein, whose amino-acid sequence MADTAAGLTVDATVAARLTWDYSRKDDRLSRLYEKGKASQWNAATDIDWSPELEFGAPLPDSVDGAGLPFRRSAQSPVPPHLWNQFRWEFQSWMTSQFLHGEQGALTATARLVETVPDLESKFYAATQVVDEARHVEAYARYLDKLGSSYAINSGLKSLLSNIMSESRWDMIYLGMQIIVEGLALAAFRLGNASFSDPVILQITEYVARDEARHVAFGMVALEGYYDQLSSAERAEREEFTKEAALLMSRRFLLPEIWDRMGIDLAAGTAFAAEDPLMRQFRRLLFSKVVSSLGRLGLLTPGVRAHLDQLSLLRKVGT is encoded by the coding sequence GTGGCTGACACCGCGGCCGGACTAACAGTCGATGCGACAGTCGCCGCGAGGCTGACCTGGGACTACAGCAGAAAGGACGACCGCCTCAGCAGACTGTACGAAAAGGGGAAGGCATCCCAATGGAACGCCGCCACCGACATCGACTGGTCACCGGAGCTGGAGTTCGGAGCCCCGCTGCCGGATTCGGTAGATGGTGCCGGACTCCCGTTCCGCAGGTCGGCGCAAAGCCCGGTGCCGCCCCACCTCTGGAACCAGTTCCGCTGGGAGTTCCAGTCCTGGATGACCAGCCAGTTCCTACATGGGGAGCAGGGCGCCCTCACTGCCACCGCGCGGCTGGTCGAGACCGTCCCCGATCTGGAGTCGAAGTTCTACGCGGCGACCCAGGTGGTGGACGAGGCGAGGCATGTCGAGGCCTACGCGAGATACCTGGACAAGCTCGGCTCCTCTTACGCCATCAACTCAGGGCTGAAGTCACTGCTGTCGAACATCATGTCCGAGAGCCGCTGGGACATGATCTACCTGGGCATGCAGATCATCGTCGAGGGCTTGGCCCTCGCCGCGTTCAGGCTCGGCAATGCGAGCTTCTCCGATCCGGTCATCCTGCAGATCACCGAATACGTGGCCAGGGACGAGGCCCGGCATGTGGCCTTCGGGATGGTCGCGTTGGAGGGGTACTACGACCAGCTCAGCAGCGCGGAGCGAGCGGAGCGCGAGGAGTTCACCAAGGAGGCGGCACTGCTGATGTCCCGCCGGTTCCTGCTTCCGGAGATCTGGGACCGGATGGGCATCGACCTCGCGGCAGGCACCGCCTTCGCGGCTGAGGACCCGCTCATGCGCCAATTCCGCCGACTGCTGTTCTCCAAGGTCGTCTCTAGTCTCGGCCGCCTGGGCCTGCTCACGCCCGGTGTACGGGCGCACCTGGACCAGCTCTCCTTGCTCAGAAAGGTGGGCACGTAG
- a CDS encoding ABC transporter ATP-binding protein, with the protein MPAANEQASSEQWLRRLVRHCARHPRTMAAAFTGSLVGMAVSAVTPLVQRTVIDDTVLSHRGSLTDWGLVLIALATVNFAATSLRRYSGGRLALDVQHDLRTRLFEALSQLDGAGQDEIQAGQIVSRSTNDLTVVQGLVAMLPILTGNLLLLVLSWTFMLFLSPLLSLVALVVGPGLLTVATLSRRKLLPATREAQQGAAAVAGVVEAAVTGVRVVKGFGQELQELEKFERAGRNLMAARLSAVRINARFTPALEAIPALGQMGVLALGGWLAARGEISLGTFLAFSAFLIQIAGPVRMLAGFLTLGQQARVSVIRVFEVIDAKPVVLESPDAETLTEAWDLELRDVVFGYVPSQPVLNGLSLQVRRGETLAVVGASGCGKSTISLLLPRFYDATAGSVRIGGHDVRDLTLDSVRAAIGLVGEGDFLFSETIRANIAYGWPSASHAQVVAAARAAEAHRFIEELPNGYDTVVGEGGLTLSGGQRQRIALARALLTDPPILLLDDATSAMDAGVEAEIHATLRRVIADRATLLIARRRSTLALADRIAVLGGGSVVDLGTHEELSERCALYRQLLSGPGEDAEGVEAGDLRQSPAGGRARGARPPAAGNPAPVAHGPRPKAAGHSTPDGTDLPRLLAAGADTTEAAFGLRVLLRPFRAVLGLCLLLVTLDTAAGLALPALVRRGIDQGVQTRTFGVIVSVSLIGVAIVVADWAVGIAETRVLGRTGERMLYSLRLRVFAHLQRLGLDFYDRESSGRIMSRLTTDVDSLSTFLQSGLVTMVVSALTLPGVLIALVLIDVRLGMVVLSVLPFFVVATVVFRAKSAKAYRTAREKVSVVNADLQESMAGLRVTQAYRREGRNARRFTERSGEYRSARLQAQKYIALYFPFVTALVDIAAALVLLVGAAQVGSGALTGGALIAFLLYLDLFSAPLTQISQVFDGYQQAAVGLERIAALLRTPVRTVQSPDALPVPALSGAIELEDVRFRYADDAPEALAGVSIQIPAGQTVALVGESGAGKSTLVKLLARFYDATDGAVLVDGTDIRAYDLTAYRRRLGLVPQEAYLFAGTVREAIAYGRPSASDVEVEAAARAVGADVMITALKGGYGHALTAQGRNLSAGQRQLLALARAQLVDPDILLLDEAAAALDPATEAKVTAATEALTRRRTTLIVTHRLQTAARADRVLVLEGGLIVEDGCHQELLEADGPYARLWAATDQASAGSPAAMRPPTPTISISKEPCG; encoded by the coding sequence ATCCCCGCGGCAAACGAGCAGGCCAGCTCCGAGCAGTGGCTGCGGCGCCTCGTCCGCCACTGCGCGAGGCATCCGCGGACCATGGCGGCCGCGTTCACTGGGTCGCTCGTCGGCATGGCCGTCAGCGCCGTGACGCCCCTGGTCCAGCGCACCGTCATCGACGACACCGTCTTGTCGCACCGAGGGTCGCTGACGGACTGGGGGCTTGTGCTGATCGCCCTGGCCACCGTGAACTTCGCCGCCACCTCGCTGCGTCGGTACTCAGGAGGCCGGCTCGCGCTCGATGTGCAGCACGATCTGCGCACCCGGCTGTTCGAGGCCCTCTCGCAGCTCGACGGCGCCGGACAGGACGAGATCCAGGCGGGACAGATCGTCAGCCGGTCCACCAACGACCTCACCGTGGTGCAGGGGTTGGTGGCGATGCTGCCCATCCTGACGGGCAATCTGCTGCTGCTCGTGCTGTCCTGGACCTTCATGCTGTTCCTGTCACCGCTGCTCAGTCTGGTTGCCCTCGTGGTCGGGCCGGGGCTGCTGACGGTGGCCACGCTGTCCCGCAGGAAGCTCCTCCCGGCCACGCGGGAAGCACAGCAAGGAGCCGCCGCCGTCGCCGGTGTGGTGGAAGCGGCCGTCACCGGTGTGCGGGTGGTCAAGGGGTTCGGGCAGGAGCTCCAGGAACTGGAGAAGTTCGAGCGGGCCGGACGAAACCTGATGGCCGCCAGGCTGTCGGCGGTGCGGATCAACGCGCGCTTCACCCCCGCGCTGGAGGCGATCCCGGCGCTGGGCCAGATGGGGGTGCTGGCCCTGGGCGGATGGCTCGCGGCGCGGGGCGAGATCAGCCTGGGCACCTTTCTCGCCTTCTCTGCCTTTCTGATCCAGATCGCCGGTCCGGTGCGGATGCTGGCAGGCTTCCTGACCCTCGGTCAGCAGGCCCGGGTCAGCGTGATCCGGGTGTTCGAGGTCATCGACGCCAAGCCCGTCGTGCTGGAGAGCCCCGACGCGGAGACGTTGACCGAGGCGTGGGACCTGGAACTGCGGGACGTGGTGTTCGGATATGTGCCGTCCCAGCCTGTGCTGAACGGCCTCTCGCTACAGGTGCGACGGGGCGAGACGCTGGCCGTCGTCGGTGCCTCCGGCTGCGGCAAGTCCACCATCTCCCTTCTGCTGCCGCGCTTCTACGACGCCACCGCAGGTTCCGTCCGCATCGGCGGACACGATGTGCGCGACCTGACGCTCGACTCGGTGCGAGCGGCGATCGGCCTGGTCGGGGAGGGCGACTTCCTGTTCTCGGAGACGATCCGGGCCAACATCGCCTACGGCTGGCCCAGCGCCTCGCACGCCCAAGTGGTGGCCGCCGCGAGGGCGGCGGAGGCGCACCGCTTCATCGAGGAGCTGCCGAACGGCTACGACACGGTCGTAGGTGAGGGAGGGCTCACCCTGTCGGGCGGCCAACGCCAGCGCATCGCGCTCGCACGGGCGCTGCTCACCGATCCGCCCATCCTGCTCCTCGACGATGCCACGTCCGCGATGGATGCCGGGGTGGAGGCCGAGATCCACGCGACGCTGCGCAGGGTGATCGCGGACCGGGCCACTCTGCTGATCGCCCGCCGCAGGTCCACCCTGGCCCTCGCTGACCGGATCGCGGTGCTCGGCGGGGGCAGCGTGGTGGACCTCGGCACGCACGAGGAACTCAGCGAGCGGTGTGCGCTCTACCGGCAGTTGCTGTCCGGCCCGGGGGAGGACGCTGAGGGAGTCGAGGCAGGAGATCTCCGTCAGTCTCCCGCGGGCGGCCGCGCGCGCGGCGCACGGCCCCCGGCCGCCGGTAACCCGGCGCCGGTCGCGCACGGCCCCCGCCCGAAGGCCGCTGGGCACAGCACGCCCGACGGAACCGATCTGCCACGCCTGCTCGCCGCCGGGGCCGATACCACGGAGGCCGCCTTCGGGCTGCGGGTCCTGCTCCGCCCGTTCCGCGCAGTGCTGGGGCTGTGCCTGCTTCTGGTGACCCTCGACACGGCGGCTGGCCTGGCCCTACCCGCGCTGGTTCGACGCGGCATCGACCAGGGCGTGCAGACCAGGACGTTCGGGGTCATCGTCTCGGTCTCGCTGATCGGCGTGGCCATCGTCGTCGCGGACTGGGCGGTTGGCATCGCGGAGACCCGCGTCCTCGGCCGCACCGGGGAGCGGATGCTCTACAGCCTGCGGCTCCGGGTGTTCGCGCACCTGCAGCGCCTCGGGCTCGACTTTTACGATCGGGAAAGCTCGGGACGTATCATGAGTCGGCTGACGACCGATGTGGACTCGCTGTCCACCTTCCTGCAGTCGGGCCTGGTGACCATGGTGGTCAGTGCGTTGACGCTGCCGGGTGTGCTGATCGCGCTCGTACTGATCGACGTCCGGCTCGGGATGGTGGTGCTATCAGTACTGCCGTTCTTCGTCGTCGCAACCGTGGTTTTCAGGGCTAAGTCCGCCAAGGCGTACCGGACCGCCCGAGAGAAGGTCAGCGTGGTCAACGCCGACCTGCAGGAAAGTATGGCGGGGCTGCGCGTCACCCAGGCGTACCGGAGGGAGGGGCGCAACGCCCGACGGTTCACCGAGCGCAGCGGCGAGTACCGCAGCGCCCGCCTGCAGGCCCAGAAGTACATTGCGCTCTACTTCCCCTTCGTTACGGCGCTGGTGGACATCGCTGCCGCCCTGGTCCTGCTCGTCGGAGCGGCACAGGTGGGATCCGGCGCGCTGACCGGCGGCGCGCTGATCGCCTTCCTCCTGTACCTGGATCTCTTCTCCGCACCGCTCACCCAGATCTCGCAGGTCTTCGACGGATATCAACAGGCCGCTGTAGGCCTCGAGCGGATCGCGGCGCTGCTGCGGACCCCGGTCCGCACCGTGCAGTCTCCCGACGCGCTTCCGGTGCCGGCCCTCTCCGGGGCCATCGAGCTGGAAGACGTTCGGTTCCGGTACGCCGACGACGCCCCCGAGGCGCTCGCTGGCGTCTCGATCCAGATCCCGGCCGGGCAGACCGTGGCCCTCGTCGGGGAGAGCGGCGCCGGCAAGTCCACCCTGGTGAAACTGCTTGCCCGGTTCTACGACGCGACCGACGGTGCGGTCCTGGTGGACGGCACCGATATCCGCGCGTACGACCTGACGGCGTACCGGCGGCGGCTGGGACTGGTGCCGCAGGAGGCGTACCTCTTCGCGGGCACGGTCCGGGAGGCGATCGCCTACGGCCGTCCCTCGGCGTCCGACGTGGAGGTCGAGGCGGCAGCGCGTGCGGTAGGCGCCGATGTGATGATCACGGCGCTCAAGGGCGGCTACGGCCACGCCCTGACGGCCCAAGGCCGCAACCTCTCGGCAGGCCAGCGGCAGCTCCTCGCCCTGGCCCGGGCCCAGCTGGTCGACCCGGACATCCTGCTGCTCGACGAGGCCGCCGCCGCCCTCGACCCGGCGACGGAGGCCAAGGTGACTGCCGCAACTGAGGCGCTCACCCGGCGACGTACGACCCTCATCGTCACGCACCGCCTGCAGACCGCGGCCCGCGCGGACCGGGTGCTGGTCCTGGAAGGCGGACTCATCGTCGAGGACGGCTGCCACCAGGAGCTCTTGGAGGCCGACGGGCCGTACGCGCGTTTGTGGGCCGCAACCGACCAGGCCTCGGCAGGTTCCCCAGCTGCAATGCGGCCGCCCACGCCGACCATTTCCATTTCGAAGGAGCCCTGTGGCTGA
- a CDS encoding condensation domain-containing protein, translating into MTAPPDSASAPVSLAQEARLLADPSRVRQANLSLTFTLLGLVDEASFQAAVGALIEAHPALRTNFYQEDSEWRQRVLPCTPELCDSGVSVSTETSGTNDALTTSRTEELVKSFVAPPFDIGAGKPLIRALLLRTAQDQHKVVLVVDHLAADEWSMRVVARHFFQSYQAAARGDSPALPATSEPAAMAAAERRSLMDGTFARELSELAALLSGVSPYGHLDLPVAAPLSDFPVGRTRVTTLPVERKNLRLLRRASGTRLTDLMLVSALFAAVVRLELPTDAVPVISHTANRQDPDLENVVGWLSNTVVVPLAVHPDDSLLDVLSHGHTSWLDAIRLARVPGRLVRQSLSPEGLDGRVHAPSILVRHQESATREWDLDGVTVVNDANLRKEPELGGVGPRGRLEVRVVSSSGEVDVQVVYEEGRFPEAMMERITTRFGRLLLNATDISTRPVRGLASPLPRLSGGGEQ; encoded by the coding sequence ATGACCGCTCCTCCCGACTCGGCCTCCGCGCCCGTCTCCCTCGCACAGGAGGCCCGACTCCTGGCGGACCCGAGCAGGGTTCGTCAGGCCAACCTGAGCCTGACCTTCACCCTGCTCGGCCTCGTCGACGAGGCGTCGTTCCAAGCCGCCGTCGGTGCGTTGATCGAGGCCCATCCCGCGCTGCGCACAAATTTCTACCAGGAGGACAGTGAGTGGCGGCAGCGCGTGCTGCCCTGCACCCCCGAGCTCTGCGACAGCGGGGTGTCCGTCAGCACAGAGACCAGCGGCACCAACGACGCGCTGACCACGTCCCGGACCGAAGAGCTCGTCAAGTCCTTTGTCGCACCACCGTTCGACATCGGCGCCGGAAAGCCGCTCATCCGCGCGCTGCTGCTGCGCACCGCCCAGGACCAGCACAAGGTGGTGCTGGTCGTGGACCACCTGGCGGCAGACGAGTGGTCCATGCGGGTGGTCGCCAGGCACTTCTTCCAGAGCTACCAGGCAGCTGCCAGGGGCGACTCCCCGGCGCTGCCCGCGACGAGCGAACCCGCAGCCATGGCCGCAGCGGAGCGCAGAAGCCTCATGGATGGCACCTTCGCCCGGGAGCTGTCCGAGTTGGCCGCCCTCCTCTCCGGCGTCAGCCCCTACGGCCACCTCGACCTGCCGGTCGCCGCCCCGCTCAGCGACTTCCCGGTGGGCCGGACCCGCGTCACGACCCTGCCGGTCGAACGGAAAAACCTGCGCCTGCTCAGGCGCGCCAGCGGCACCCGGCTCACCGACCTGATGCTGGTCTCCGCCCTGTTCGCCGCCGTGGTGCGACTTGAACTCCCCACCGACGCTGTGCCTGTGATCAGCCACACGGCCAACCGCCAGGATCCCGACCTGGAGAACGTCGTCGGATGGCTCTCCAACACCGTCGTCGTCCCGCTTGCGGTGCATCCGGACGACAGCCTGCTCGACGTCCTGTCACATGGTCACACGTCCTGGCTCGACGCGATCAGGCTCGCGCGCGTGCCGGGGCGGCTCGTCCGCCAGTCACTGTCACCCGAGGGGTTGGACGGGCGGGTCCACGCGCCCAGCATCCTGGTTCGGCACCAGGAGTCCGCGACCAGGGAGTGGGATCTAGACGGCGTCACGGTGGTGAATGACGCCAACCTGCGGAAGGAGCCGGAACTGGGCGGGGTCGGTCCACGCGGCCGCCTGGAGGTCCGCGTCGTCAGTAGCTCCGGCGAGGTCGACGTCCAAGTCGTTTACGAGGAGGGGCGCTTCCCCGAGGCCATGATGGAACGCATCACCACGCGGTTCGGCCGACTGCTGCTCAACGCGACGGACATCTCCACCCGTCCGGTCCGGGGCCTCGCATCGCCGCTGCCGCGCCTGTCCGGAGGAGGGGAGCAGTGA
- a CDS encoding sulfotransferase, which produces MTEQALSPAGGAERPVFLIGPQRSGSTLLRELVGGHPQVCLPRHTEIDIAARLMAVAGSERWPQLEPYRRQLLRSRRYLQHGNVFPEELDFPDTVRSFIDQSMRRDADARVVGATVHQDFDQLPRLWPKARYVYLNRDPRAVVNSAMQRGWAANAWCAAEQWMLCLRQRERLATLIDPVDLLVIRYEDLVVDPVGTVGRILGFAGAEGELAEPVTTYPERADAWRSTMSPLDISLVERRLGPALAVEGYRPATEPRPDLRLRGALLRLDDQVGRLRLRLERDGVPLTAATTVTRQLRLTSEQNLLDRVDTRRRRYGEDRHRRSSQSLVTRGAIPRLLGLTIAAGEPGPSS; this is translated from the coding sequence ATGACTGAGCAGGCCCTTTCCCCTGCCGGGGGTGCCGAGCGTCCAGTGTTCCTGATCGGCCCCCAGCGCAGCGGGTCGACCCTGCTGCGAGAGCTGGTGGGTGGTCATCCACAGGTCTGCCTGCCACGCCATACAGAAATCGACATCGCCGCCCGGCTGATGGCCGTGGCTGGCTCGGAGCGCTGGCCGCAACTGGAACCCTACCGGCGCCAGTTGCTCCGGTCGCGACGCTACCTCCAGCACGGCAATGTGTTCCCCGAGGAACTGGACTTCCCCGACACGGTCCGATCCTTCATAGACCAGTCAATGCGCCGTGACGCCGACGCGCGGGTGGTCGGGGCGACTGTCCACCAGGACTTCGACCAACTACCAAGGCTGTGGCCGAAGGCGCGCTACGTCTACCTGAACCGCGACCCGCGTGCCGTCGTCAACTCGGCGATGCAGCGGGGATGGGCGGCGAACGCCTGGTGCGCCGCCGAACAGTGGATGCTGTGCCTACGCCAGCGCGAGCGGCTCGCGACGCTCATCGATCCCGTTGACCTCCTGGTCATCCGCTACGAGGACCTCGTCGTCGACCCCGTCGGCACGGTCGGCAGAATCCTCGGCTTTGCCGGAGCGGAAGGAGAGTTGGCCGAGCCCGTGACGACGTACCCGGAACGTGCCGACGCGTGGCGCTCCACCATGAGCCCACTCGACATCTCGCTGGTCGAGCGCCGACTGGGGCCCGCCCTGGCAGTGGAAGGCTACCGGCCCGCGACCGAGCCGCGACCGGACCTCCGCCTCCGCGGGGCGCTGCTGCGCCTCGACGACCAAGTGGGCCGGCTGCGCCTGCGTCTGGAGCGCGACGGAGTCCCGCTGACTGCGGCGACGACAGTGACCCGCCAGCTGCGCCTCACCTCGGAGCAGAACCTGCTGGACCGCGTCGACACCCGCCGCCGCCGCTACGGGGAGGACCGCCACCGGAGGTCGTCACAGTCCCTGGTGACCCGGGGGGCCATCCCCCGTCTGCTGGGGCTCACCATCGCGGCCGGTGAACCCGGCCCTTCCTCCTGA
- a CDS encoding 3-isopropylmalate dehydratase, giving the protein MSTRLPQDRQDSLIRAGRAWCFGDHISTDLMMPGAQVLAGNDEGRPAHLWCFEAVRPGWAMLVEPGDLIVAGRNFGCGSGRNGAQLLRKLGIGAVVADSVSRAFFRNAVNAALPVMDCPGVSDLVSEGDRLVLDVVAGTVGNETTERTLRSEPMPLDSPPMQILLAGGFDPFVALVRAGFDPRAGRTVPDTKDEYHD; this is encoded by the coding sequence GTGAGCACACGGCTGCCGCAGGACCGGCAGGACAGTCTGATCAGGGCGGGTCGAGCGTGGTGTTTCGGGGATCACATCAGCACTGATCTGATGATGCCCGGAGCACAGGTGCTGGCGGGGAACGACGAGGGACGCCCAGCCCATCTCTGGTGCTTCGAGGCGGTGCGACCCGGCTGGGCCATGCTGGTCGAGCCGGGCGACCTTATCGTGGCCGGTCGAAACTTCGGCTGTGGGTCCGGGCGGAACGGCGCCCAACTGCTGCGGAAGCTCGGCATCGGCGCGGTGGTCGCCGACTCCGTCTCCCGGGCCTTCTTCCGCAACGCCGTCAACGCGGCGCTCCCGGTGATGGACTGTCCGGGTGTATCGGACCTCGTCTCCGAGGGAGACAGGCTCGTCCTGGACGTCGTCGCCGGGACGGTCGGCAACGAGACCACGGAGCGAACACTGCGCAGCGAGCCGATGCCACTCGACAGTCCACCGATGCAGATACTTTTGGCTGGCGGTTTTGACCCGTTCGTCGCACTCGTCCGGGCTGGCTTCGACCCGCGCGCCGGGCGGACGGTTCCCGACACGAAGGATGAATACCATGACTGA
- a CDS encoding aconitase/3-isopropylmalate dehydratase large subunit family protein: MGMTMAEKILARHASRSEVSPGEYLWCDVDAASGLPLDVFDRLGVTELHNPERTYYVEDHLAPPPTVARANFMVRRRQAAKELGVRNYFEYGRHGILHQVFAENGMFAPGELVAMRDSHATSGGVFNAAVTSANADAAFAHIFGMNWFRVPPSIKVVLEGDWPPSPVVFGKDVALHLAGRYGTDVALYRSLEVSGPAVTQMSLSSRWTIANMGVELGAKFCLFEYDEKTAEFLGGRIDREFTPVSPDADASYERILTVDVNSLEPLVARPHDPGNVSTISEIESERISVDQAFIGSCTNGRLEDYAIAARILRGRRVHPDVRLLCSPASQHVWKEVLLAGLWEDFAEAGANIEHSTCGPCFGGHMGVMGDGEVTISSTNRNFQGRQGSSKAFVYLANPAVVAASAVAGYIADPRNFM; the protein is encoded by the coding sequence ATGGGTATGACCATGGCCGAGAAGATCCTCGCCCGCCATGCCAGCCGATCCGAGGTCTCTCCCGGCGAGTACCTCTGGTGCGATGTCGACGCTGCCTCTGGGCTGCCGTTGGACGTGTTCGACCGGCTGGGTGTGACCGAACTGCACAATCCCGAGCGCACCTACTATGTGGAGGACCACCTGGCTCCTCCGCCGACCGTGGCACGGGCGAACTTCATGGTCCGCCGCCGTCAGGCAGCCAAGGAGCTGGGGGTACGGAACTACTTCGAGTACGGGCGCCACGGCATCCTGCATCAGGTCTTCGCCGAGAACGGCATGTTCGCGCCCGGGGAGCTAGTCGCGATGCGTGACTCCCACGCGACCAGTGGCGGGGTCTTCAATGCGGCGGTGACCAGTGCCAACGCGGACGCCGCCTTCGCTCACATCTTCGGCATGAACTGGTTCAGGGTACCGCCCAGCATCAAGGTCGTCCTGGAGGGCGACTGGCCGCCATCGCCGGTCGTATTTGGCAAGGATGTCGCGCTTCACCTCGCCGGCCGGTATGGGACCGATGTAGCCCTCTACCGCTCCCTGGAGGTGAGCGGCCCGGCCGTCACGCAGATGAGCCTCAGCAGCCGGTGGACCATCGCCAACATGGGCGTCGAACTGGGTGCCAAGTTCTGCCTCTTCGAGTACGACGAGAAGACAGCGGAGTTCCTCGGCGGCCGGATCGACCGTGAGTTCACGCCCGTCAGCCCGGACGCCGACGCCTCGTACGAGCGCATTCTCACCGTCGATGTGAACTCATTGGAACCGCTGGTCGCCCGCCCGCACGATCCGGGCAATGTGTCCACCATCTCCGAGATCGAGTCCGAGCGCATAAGCGTCGACCAGGCGTTCATCGGGTCGTGCACCAATGGGCGGCTGGAGGACTACGCGATCGCTGCACGGATCTTGCGCGGACGCCGGGTCCACCCGGATGTACGCCTGCTTTGCAGCCCGGCCTCGCAGCACGTGTGGAAGGAGGTGCTGCTGGCCGGGCTGTGGGAGGACTTCGCCGAGGCCGGGGCGAACATCGAGCACTCCACCTGCGGGCCGTGCTTCGGCGGCCACATGGGGGTGATGGGTGACGGAGAGGTGACCATCTCCTCTACCAACCGGAACTTCCAGGGCCGTCAGGGCAGCTCCAAAGCCTTCGTCTACCTGGCGAACCCGGCCGTCGTGGCGGCCTCGGCGGTCGCCGGGTACATCGCGGATCCCCGTAACTTCATGTGA
- a CDS encoding NUDIX hydrolase: MAAGAVIRDHRGWILLVKPIYKEGWEIPGGVVEADESPLMCCAREIREELGVSAPIGELIALDWRGPCPGKEEIVVFVFDGGILPEEAAAELRLPPDELSTWCFVAPEDLARYLPGGLAVRVTSAVDPLLGVYLEQGLRPERAGATGWV; this comes from the coding sequence ATGGCAGCGGGGGCCGTCATCCGCGATCACCGGGGATGGATTCTGCTGGTGAAGCCAATATACAAGGAGGGGTGGGAGATCCCCGGCGGTGTCGTAGAGGCGGACGAGTCGCCGCTCATGTGCTGCGCCCGGGAGATCCGGGAGGAGCTGGGAGTCTCGGCCCCGATAGGTGAGTTGATCGCCCTCGACTGGCGGGGCCCATGCCCCGGGAAGGAAGAGATCGTGGTGTTTGTCTTCGACGGGGGCATCCTGCCCGAGGAGGCCGCCGCAGAACTGCGGCTCCCTCCTGACGAACTCAGCACCTGGTGCTTCGTGGCACCCGAAGACCTCGCCCGGTACCTTCCAGGCGGCCTCGCAGTCCGGGTGACCTCCGCCGTCGACCCGTTGTTGGGCGTCTACCTGGAGCAGGGACTGCGGCCGGAGAGGGCGGGTGCCACCGGATGGGTATGA
- a CDS encoding DUF2332 domain-containing protein: MEQNSAIEVTRFFFNQFVEGKAAAYSPTYAALAAHTAGDDDLIGIAAKAAPWGRIAPDLFLAAVQYLVRSEGYVPLLPLFDEGLDAPGTDALVALFGDFCRTRAAELGEQVGSTRLQTNEPGRCAALLIGLLEVEQLCKGPIHLVDLGASAGLLLVLDLLEYSFEADDGRRSVVRPRTEPRGVPVPPLPVKLWNWREREMPTSLPDIGQKVGIDLTPLDVTRPEDRLMLESYVWPEERDRRVFIRSVAELASQRPPEIRSGDAADVLPEVLASLPEDGVVCVINSHAVGQFPAETVRAVDAVLAPQIADGRCVKLALEGRPGGPLTAPQHGPTGGSYAQLRLTSASGTASLLLAGSHGGWIEGL; this comes from the coding sequence TTGGAACAGAACAGCGCCATCGAGGTAACACGCTTCTTCTTCAACCAGTTCGTCGAGGGCAAGGCAGCGGCCTACTCGCCGACCTACGCGGCTCTCGCCGCGCACACGGCCGGGGACGACGACCTCATCGGCATCGCGGCCAAGGCGGCCCCGTGGGGCAGGATCGCTCCGGACCTCTTCCTCGCCGCGGTTCAGTATCTGGTGAGGAGCGAAGGCTATGTCCCACTGCTTCCACTCTTCGACGAAGGGCTGGACGCACCGGGTACCGACGCGCTGGTGGCCCTGTTCGGTGACTTCTGCCGTACTCGCGCGGCTGAACTAGGCGAGCAGGTGGGGTCGACCCGTCTTCAGACCAACGAACCTGGCCGCTGCGCCGCACTGCTGATCGGGCTCCTGGAGGTGGAGCAGCTCTGCAAGGGCCCGATCCACCTCGTCGATCTGGGTGCCAGCGCCGGTCTGCTGCTCGTCCTCGACCTGCTTGAGTACTCCTTCGAGGCGGATGACGGGCGTCGGTCCGTAGTCCGCCCCCGCACGGAGCCCAGGGGGGTACCGGTGCCACCCCTCCCAGTGAAGCTGTGGAACTGGCGGGAACGGGAGATGCCGACCAGCCTGCCGGATATCGGCCAGAAGGTCGGCATCGACCTGACCCCGCTGGACGTAACCCGACCGGAGGACCGGCTCATGCTGGAGAGCTATGTCTGGCCGGAGGAGCGAGACCGCCGCGTGTTCATCCGTTCGGTGGCTGAACTGGCCTCACAGCGCCCGCCGGAGATCCGGAGCGGCGACGCCGCGGACGTGCTGCCCGAGGTGCTGGCATCGCTGCCCGAGGACGGGGTGGTCTGCGTCATCAACTCCCACGCGGTGGGACAGTTCCCAGCCGAGACCGTGCGCGCGGTGGACGCGGTCCTCGCGCCGCAGATTGCCGACGGACGGTGCGTCAAGCTGGCCCTGGAGGGCCGTCCGGGCGGCCCGTTGACGGCACCTCAGCACGGGCCGACCGGCGGGTCGTACGCGCAACTCCGCCTGACCTCTGCCTCCGGCACGGCATCACTGCTGCTCGCAGGCTCGCACGGCGGTTGGATCGAGGGCCTGTGA